The following proteins come from a genomic window of Brachyhypopomus gauderio isolate BG-103 unplaced genomic scaffold, BGAUD_0.2 sc44, whole genome shotgun sequence:
- the LOC143486106 gene encoding uncharacterized protein LOC143486106: MLWVCKICDFRASKRLELLKHYRLKHLHSSQGKSLPCLYSDCRCSFKGWGALRAHLSRDHTQSEHLGQNVFSCLICNSCFHTERQYFEHLGAHLRKHETVNCVFKDCDYSTNIYSTFASHKSRKHNPHCLEDFKPTVFQAYSYQAREDRLLVDESEGASEKTFESESEDLGKVIVDQLCSLFLKLDCIFNVPSRCIDELVDELRFITCTASAPVVCNVVHDTLEKYNCTVEELAVTDLVNRICELNPLSAALNKEGPLGTAYQRNRYVKELFSIVEPIEYILDAKEGKTFQYVPFLQSLSQILKNSDIQEKVFRETPRSTCQYNSFRDGSHFQRNLFLSGEELRLSILLYSDDFEICNPLGTSRKKHKVTSVYWVLADIPSLLRSTLSSIYLAVLCKADDIKKFGYPQVLEPLLNDLKSFEEEGLFVPCLGKVIKGTVFSVIADNLGAHSIGGFVESFSASYICRFCVGERSQFQELEVRTGAFPSRTKYNHQLDVEAALASNTHSHGVKRHCAISQRLNHFHVATGYPPDILHDLLEGIVPVELALCLDILIKKKYFSIEELNQIILRFPYKWKDRTNCPQVIPPTFASRKTIGGNTHEN; the protein is encoded by the coding sequence ATGTTATGGGTTTGCAAAATTTGTGATTTCAGAGCATCAAAACGTTTAGAGCTCTTAAAGCATTATAGGTTAAAACATCTACATAGCAGTCAAGGCAAATCACTACCCTGTTTGTACTCTGACTGTCGTTGTTCGTTTAAGGGGTGGGGTGCACTTCGTGCACATTTGTCTAGAGACCATACACAAAGTGAACATTTAGggcaaaatgttttttcttgTCTGATATGTAACTCATGCTTTCACACAGAGAGGCAATATTTTGAACACCTTGGTGCTCATTTAAGAAAGCACGAAACTGTTAACTGTgtttttaaagattgtgactacAGTACTAATATATATTCAACTTTTGCCTCCCATAAAAGTAGAAAACACAATCCTCACTGCCTTGAAGATTTTAAACCTACTGTATTCCAAGCATATTCATATCAGGCAAGAGAAGATCGTTTGTTGGTAGATGAAAGTGAAGGTGCATctgaaaaaacatttgaaaGTGAGAGTGAAGATTTGGGTAAAGTCATTGTTGATCAGCTTTGTTCCTTATTTCTTAAGTTAGACTGCATTTTTAATGTGCCGAGTAGATGTATAGATGAACTTGTAGACGAGCTTAGGTTTATCACCTGTACAGCTTCTGCACCCGTTGTATGTAACGTTGTCCATGACACATTAGAAAAATATAACTGCACAGTTGAAGAATTGGCAGTCACAGATTTGGTAAATCGCATTTGTGAATTAAATCCTTTAAGTGCAGCCTTAAATAAAGAAGGTCCTCTTGGTACAGCATACCAGAGAAATAGATATGTAAAGGAACTTTTCTCTATTGTTGAACCAATAGAGTATATACTTGatgcaaaagagggaaagacaTTCCAATATGTACCATTTTTGCAGTCCTTGTCACAAATTTTGAAAAACAGTGACATTCAGGAGAAAGTTTTTAGAGAAACACCTCGTTCAACTTGTCAATATAATAGTTTTCGTGACGGTTCCCACTTCCAGCGAAATCTATTTCTGTCTGGAGAGGAGTTAAGACTTTCGATTCTACTGTACTCTGATGATTTTGAAATATGCAATCCATTAGGAACCTCTCGTAAGAAGCACAAAGTAACCAGTGTTTACTGGGTTTTGGCTGATATTCCATCTTTATTAAGGTCTACATTATCATCCATTTATTTGGCTGTTTTGTGCAAGGCAGATGACATTAAGAAATTTGGCTATCCTCAAGTGCTAGAGCCATTGTTAAATGATTTGAAAAGCTTTGAAGAGGAGGGTCTTTTTGTACCCTGTTTGGGAAAAGTCATAAAGGGCACTGTATTTTCAGTCATTGCTGATAACCTTGGAGCCCACTCAATTGGGGGGTTTGTTGAAAGCTTCAGTGCGTCATACATTTGCAGATTTTGTGTAGGAGAGCGGTCCCAGTTTCAGGAGCTTGAAGTCAGGACTGGAGCATTTCCCAGCAGAACAAAATACAACCATCAGCTGGATGTTGAAGCAGCACTGGCTAGTAACACCCATAGCCATGGAGTTAAGAGGCACTGTGCAATTTCACAAAGGTTAAATCATTTTCACGTGGCAACAGGTTACCCACCTGATATATTGCACGATTTACTGGAGGGTATTGTGCCTGTAGAGCTGGCGTTGTGCTTGGATATCTTGATTAAGAAAAAGTATTTCTCTATTGAAGAGCTCAACCAAATCATTCTGCGGTTCCCATATAAGTGGAAAGACCGGACAAACTGTCCCCAAGTTATTCCACCAACATTTGCTTCGCGTAAAACCATTGGTGGAAACACACACGAAAATTAG